A single Candidatus Dormiibacterota bacterium DNA region contains:
- a CDS encoding Wzz/FepE/Etk N-terminal domain-containing protein: MEIKDYITAIRRRFMVVVTLPLLAAVATAGLLFVQAERFQATAVVIVPALSAKGYSTSAVTQYFNTYKDVLISKPVIDELSKQTGIKSTELVPYLTAATVSASSNIINVTFTGTTKAQAARVAGLAAHLSLDALVAPQLSLAQAALVTARGEQSSASGSLAQFTRQTGLLSPDVDYRLKVAELSQLTVQLEQARIAADQGRVSSLQPLIAQRQQSLTTLSAQLIAYQQINDGYKSAVASVTHAQQQVDGVKALIASNASSSAVSVSAADRVSRMPVIVKGASISGVVALVLALLMIVVLELLHPTRLGDPAGADGDGDGRLPARLLDVTGVSGAAWEAEAGGHGNGHHGVPASADIAGRPQP; the protein is encoded by the coding sequence ATGGAGATCAAGGACTACATCACCGCGATTCGACGGCGCTTCATGGTCGTCGTCACCCTTCCGCTGCTCGCGGCGGTTGCGACCGCCGGGCTCCTGTTCGTGCAGGCCGAGCGGTTCCAGGCCACGGCCGTGGTCATCGTGCCGGCGCTCAGTGCAAAGGGGTACTCGACCAGCGCGGTGACACAGTACTTCAACACCTACAAGGACGTTCTCATCTCGAAGCCGGTGATCGACGAGCTCTCGAAGCAGACCGGCATCAAGAGCACCGAGCTGGTGCCCTATCTCACCGCGGCGACGGTCAGCGCCTCGAGCAACATCATCAACGTGACCTTCACCGGCACCACCAAGGCGCAGGCGGCCAGGGTCGCCGGGCTCGCCGCCCACCTCTCCCTCGATGCGCTGGTGGCGCCCCAGCTGTCGCTGGCACAGGCGGCGCTGGTCACGGCCAGGGGCGAGCAGTCCAGCGCCAGCGGCTCACTCGCCCAGTTCACCAGGCAGACCGGGCTGCTGTCCCCCGACGTCGACTACCGCCTCAAGGTGGCGGAGCTCTCTCAGCTCACCGTCCAGCTCGAGCAGGCGCGCATCGCCGCCGACCAGGGGCGCGTCAGCTCGCTGCAGCCGCTGATCGCGCAGCGCCAGCAGTCGCTCACCACGCTGTCGGCACAGCTCATCGCCTACCAGCAGATCAACGACGGCTACAAGTCGGCGGTCGCGTCGGTGACGCACGCGCAGCAGCAGGTCGACGGCGTCAAGGCGCTCATCGCCTCGAACGCATCCTCCAGCGCGGTGTCGGTGTCGGCTGCGGACCGGGTCTCGAGGATGCCGGTGATCGTCAAGGGCGCGTCCATCTCCGGTGTCGTCGCCCTGGTGCTCGCCCTGCTCATGATCGTCGTGCTGGAGCTGCTCCATCCGACCCGGCTCGGCGACCCCGCCGGCGCCGACGGCGACGGTGACGGCCGGCTCCCCGCTCGGCTGCTGGACGTCACCGGCGTGAGCGGCGCCGCCTGGGAGGCCGAGGCCGGCGGACACGGGAACGGCCACCACGGTGTGCCGGCCAGCGCCGACATCGCGGGACGCCCCCAGCCGTGA
- a CDS encoding lipid II flippase MurJ — protein sequence MTRLASGGAPGATAATPGGRPRSRFLRHAGLTSIAAGASVASGLLLDLAIAARFGAGHATDALFVAARIPLGLAAVALVIANQALTPAFAVALERRGLRATTRLVSAVLTVVALGGVLFMALAALLATPLVRLTAPGLDPATTSLAASLVLAMFAVVPLSCGAEVLRALLNARRYYMAPAAMGVVMNGLAAFVVITAGGDIRRVATAYVAGAAAQLVFMLALAWWRGFRYVPTLRPGDGALARVGRLSVRPGIGGALNPVARLGEQLVVSFLPVGSVSLLGYGSRLIMAIGGTVFFRSVIVTVIPRLTSASTRGDDREVLRIAMATVRLMLAISLPLTAFLAILGQPMVRILFERGSLTRSGAGLLGLVLAVYAASLVGSAVQRALLAPFFARLDTRTPLRNTVYGIAANLVLLPLCVLPFGRSATAVVGVAVAYSIAQYVNVGHAWYRLRATVGDPLRGSGPWAVRVVGLSAASAAVMAMGYLLLRLGEPWHRPELAARTAATGAGGLLALALGALLIAGVCAGDGWQRMLSGRRHAGSV from the coding sequence GTGACCCGGCTCGCGTCCGGCGGGGCGCCGGGCGCGACCGCGGCCACCCCGGGGGGCAGGCCGCGGTCGCGGTTCCTCCGCCACGCCGGCCTCACCAGCATCGCCGCGGGCGCCAGCGTCGCCTCCGGCCTCCTGTTGGACCTGGCCATCGCCGCGAGGTTCGGCGCCGGCCACGCCACCGACGCCCTCTTCGTCGCCGCGCGGATCCCGCTGGGGCTGGCGGCGGTCGCGCTGGTGATCGCCAACCAGGCGCTCACCCCCGCGTTCGCGGTGGCGCTCGAGCGCCGGGGACTGCGGGCCACCACCCGCCTGGTCTCCGCCGTGCTGACGGTGGTCGCCCTCGGCGGGGTGCTGTTCATGGCCCTCGCCGCGCTGCTGGCGACGCCACTGGTCAGGCTCACCGCCCCCGGTCTCGACCCCGCCACCACCAGCCTGGCGGCCTCGCTGGTCCTCGCCATGTTCGCGGTGGTTCCGCTGAGCTGCGGCGCGGAGGTGCTGCGCGCCCTGCTCAACGCCCGCCGCTACTACATGGCACCGGCGGCCATGGGCGTGGTGATGAACGGGCTCGCCGCGTTCGTCGTCATCACCGCCGGTGGCGACATCCGCCGCGTCGCCACCGCCTACGTCGCCGGCGCCGCCGCCCAGCTCGTCTTCATGCTGGCGCTCGCGTGGTGGCGCGGCTTCCGCTACGTGCCGACCCTCCGCCCCGGCGACGGCGCGCTCGCGCGGGTCGGCCGCCTCAGCGTGCGGCCCGGCATCGGCGGCGCGCTGAACCCGGTGGCCCGCCTCGGCGAGCAGCTGGTGGTGTCCTTCCTCCCGGTGGGATCGGTGAGCCTGCTCGGCTACGGCTCGCGACTGATCATGGCCATCGGAGGCACCGTCTTCTTCCGGTCGGTGATCGTCACGGTGATCCCCCGGCTGACCTCGGCGAGCACCCGCGGCGACGACCGCGAGGTGCTGAGGATCGCCATGGCCACGGTCCGGCTGATGCTCGCCATCTCCCTCCCGCTGACCGCCTTCCTCGCCATCCTCGGTCAACCGATGGTGCGCATCCTGTTCGAGCGCGGGAGCCTCACCCGCAGCGGCGCCGGGCTGCTCGGACTGGTGCTGGCGGTGTACGCGGCCAGCCTGGTGGGCTCGGCGGTGCAGCGGGCCCTGCTCGCCCCCTTCTTCGCCCGCCTCGACACCCGGACACCGCTGCGCAACACCGTGTACGGCATCGCCGCCAACCTGGTGCTCCTCCCGCTGTGCGTGCTCCCCTTCGGGCGGAGCGCCACCGCGGTGGTCGGAGTCGCCGTCGCATACTCGATCGCGCAGTACGTCAACGTCGGCCACGCCTGGTACCGGCTTCGCGCCACGGTGGGAGACCCTCTCCGAGGCAGCGGCCCCTGGGCGGTCCGCGTGGTCGGACTCTCGGCGGCCAGCGCGGCGGTGATGGCGATGGGATACCTGCTGCTCCGGCTCGGTGAGCCGTGGCACCGCCCCGAGCTGGCGGCCCGCACCGCGGCCACCGGCGCCGGGGGCCTGCTGGCGCTCGCTCTGGGAGCGCTGCTCATCGCCGGCGTGTGCGCCGGTGACGGCTGGCAGCGAATGCTGTCCGGCCGCCGTCACGCCGGCAGCGTGTAG
- a CDS encoding O-antigen ligase family protein yields the protein MHMPVIRSRGGTPSGRVGVPLAAGVAVVLGVAVQSGVQAVSQGNKLLLVVPLAAVIGLALVAVGSVRFELFAFATIAIRSSLDIAKPTTSTGAAGQATASASGLDPAGALAVLFMVAALFWWLTRRSAGLTSPPASVHRIALIAFSGAGFISIIGSAVPTVSLLEAIRVAAVVTMLAVMEVLLVDRRRVYHMVIAIYASALVPVGLTLVNAVFHHSQFSSGGFDRYMGTFSQPNPFAIYLTMLIVMGVAMLPHLERRWRYALIPLLCGSAICLYLTYTRSAWMATVVGVVVVAVVGRRRKMVAMLVVGMVVVLVAVPTVSQRFADLGSSNVNAAGNTSNSLAWRFDYWGQVLPLASKDPVTGIGLKMSSYGTTIAKEPHNDFLRAYVETGVVGIIAYLLLLVSMVMVARQSLKGAAPGFDRSIAIGFTGCVTAFVLISLVSNVITEVIVLWYYVAFAAAAYAVVQFNPARRGGGRG from the coding sequence ATGCACATGCCGGTCATCCGGTCGAGGGGCGGCACGCCGTCCGGCCGCGTCGGCGTTCCCCTCGCCGCCGGTGTCGCCGTGGTGCTCGGCGTCGCCGTGCAGAGCGGCGTTCAGGCGGTGTCACAGGGCAACAAGCTGCTCCTCGTCGTCCCCCTGGCCGCCGTGATCGGGCTCGCGCTGGTCGCCGTCGGCAGCGTCCGGTTCGAGCTCTTCGCCTTCGCCACCATCGCGATCCGCTCGAGCCTCGACATCGCCAAGCCGACAACGAGCACCGGCGCGGCGGGCCAGGCCACCGCCTCGGCGTCCGGGCTCGACCCCGCGGGAGCTCTCGCCGTGCTCTTCATGGTCGCCGCGCTGTTCTGGTGGCTGACCCGCCGCAGTGCCGGTCTGACCTCCCCGCCGGCCTCGGTGCATCGCATCGCGCTGATCGCCTTCAGCGGCGCGGGATTCATCAGCATCATCGGCTCCGCGGTCCCGACGGTGAGCCTGCTGGAGGCGATCCGCGTCGCCGCGGTGGTGACCATGCTCGCCGTCATGGAGGTCCTCCTCGTCGACCGCCGGCGGGTGTACCACATGGTCATCGCCATCTACGCATCGGCACTGGTGCCGGTCGGCCTGACCCTGGTCAACGCCGTCTTCCACCACTCCCAGTTCTCCAGCGGCGGCTTCGACCGCTACATGGGCACCTTCTCGCAGCCCAATCCCTTCGCCATCTACCTGACCATGCTCATCGTCATGGGGGTGGCGATGCTGCCGCACCTCGAGAGGCGCTGGCGCTACGCGCTGATCCCCCTGCTCTGCGGCTCCGCGATCTGTCTCTACCTGACCTACACCAGAAGCGCCTGGATGGCGACCGTGGTGGGCGTCGTCGTGGTCGCGGTCGTCGGCCGGCGCAGGAAGATGGTCGCGATGCTGGTCGTCGGCATGGTCGTGGTGCTGGTCGCGGTGCCCACCGTGAGCCAGCGGTTCGCCGACCTCGGGTCGTCCAACGTCAACGCCGCCGGCAATACCTCCAACTCGCTGGCCTGGCGCTTCGACTACTGGGGCCAGGTGCTCCCGCTCGCGTCGAAGGACCCGGTGACCGGCATCGGCCTGAAGATGAGCTCGTACGGCACCACGATCGCCAAGGAGCCGCACAACGACTTCCTGCGCGCCTACGTCGAGACCGGGGTGGTCGGCATCATCGCCTACCTGCTCCTGCTGGTCAGCATGGTGATGGTGGCGCGGCAGTCGCTGAAGGGGGCGGCCCCGGGGTTCGACCGGAGCATCGCGATCGGGTTCACCGGCTGCGTCACCGCCTTCGTGCTGATCAGCCTGGTCTCCAACGTGATCACCGAGGTGATCGTCCTCTGGTACTACGTCGCCTTCGCGGCGGCGGCGTACGCGGTCGTCCAGTTCAACCCGGCGCGCCGGGGTGGGGGACGGGGATGA
- a CDS encoding glycosyltransferase, whose amino-acid sequence MRILHVNKFLHRRGGAEAYMEDVADRQRAAGHRIAFFAMDHPDNSPSEFGRHFPSRVELNPPPRSLHGRAAAVGRMLHSPSARRGIEAVLEEFRPDVVHLHNIYHQLSPSILRPLERRGVAAVMTLHDYKLACPTYRLLDHGEVCTACVGRRFHNAVLRRCESGSRGASAVVALELSLHTLFGAYRPVGVFVCPSEFMARTMRAAGVFPDRLRTLRHFANTDGVAVRQGPGEAVVFAGRLSAEKGVDVLVEAVAARPGALLEVLGDGPDRAALEALAAARAPGRIRFHGSVPKARVEEMVRAARAVAVPSRWYENQPMIVLEAFACGVPVVATTLGGLPELVEPGLDGLLVPAADVPALTGALGALLDDPARAVRMGLAARRKAEQHFSPAAHLAGLDRLYAEAARGVRAPRRSTRASGPISAGRPADATAER is encoded by the coding sequence ATGAGGATCCTGCACGTGAACAAGTTCCTCCACCGCCGCGGCGGCGCGGAGGCGTACATGGAGGATGTCGCCGACCGCCAGCGGGCCGCCGGCCACCGGATCGCCTTCTTCGCGATGGACCACCCCGACAACAGCCCCTCCGAGTTCGGGCGCCACTTCCCGAGCCGGGTCGAGCTGAACCCGCCGCCGCGCTCGCTGCACGGCCGGGCCGCGGCGGTGGGCCGGATGCTCCACTCGCCCTCGGCGCGCCGCGGCATCGAGGCCGTCCTCGAGGAGTTCCGGCCCGACGTCGTCCACCTCCACAACATCTACCACCAGCTGTCGCCGTCGATCCTCCGCCCGCTGGAGCGACGCGGCGTGGCCGCGGTGATGACCCTCCACGACTACAAGCTCGCCTGCCCGACCTACCGGCTGCTCGACCACGGCGAGGTCTGCACCGCATGCGTCGGCAGGCGCTTCCACAACGCCGTCCTGCGCCGCTGCGAGTCGGGCTCGCGGGGAGCCAGCGCCGTGGTCGCGCTGGAGCTGTCGCTGCACACCCTGTTCGGCGCCTACCGACCGGTGGGCGTGTTCGTCTGCCCGAGCGAGTTCATGGCCCGGACGATGCGCGCCGCGGGGGTCTTCCCCGACCGGCTGCGCACCCTCCGGCACTTCGCGAACACCGACGGGGTGGCGGTCCGGCAGGGTCCGGGCGAGGCCGTCGTCTTCGCCGGACGCCTCTCCGCGGAGAAGGGGGTCGACGTGCTCGTCGAGGCGGTCGCAGCCCGTCCGGGCGCGCTCCTCGAGGTGCTCGGCGACGGTCCCGACCGCGCCGCGCTCGAGGCCCTCGCCGCCGCCCGTGCGCCCGGGCGAATCCGCTTCCACGGGTCCGTGCCCAAGGCGCGGGTCGAGGAGATGGTGCGCGCCGCCCGGGCCGTCGCCGTCCCCTCGCGCTGGTACGAGAACCAGCCGATGATCGTGCTCGAGGCGTTCGCCTGCGGGGTCCCGGTGGTGGCGACGACGCTCGGCGGGCTCCCGGAGCTGGTCGAGCCCGGCCTCGATGGCCTGCTCGTCCCCGCCGCAGACGTGCCGGCGCTCACCGGCGCGCTCGGAGCCCTGCTCGACGACCCCGCCCGAGCCGTGCGCATGGGGCTCGCGGCACGGCGGAAGGCCGAGCAGCACTTCAGCCCCGCCGCTCACCTCGCCGGTCTCGACCGTCTCTACGCCGAAGCGGCTCGGGGTGTGCGCGCGCCGCGCCGCAGCACCCGCGCTTCCGGCCCCATCAGCGCCGGACGTCCGGCCGACGCCACCGCCGAGCGGTAG
- a CDS encoding sulfotransferase produces MAEAAVAATTAASAVAAPRRTRVLYIAGTGRSGSTLLAAILGEVEGVFTAGELRFLWERSLLEDRLCGCGLHFGACTLWEGVLETAFGGRAGIDARHELREQRRRTRIRHLPRLLVAGDGRGVAANDAHGEHGERLERLYARVAEATGAGVVVDSSKLPSYARLLDTLPGVDVHVVHLVRDPRAAARSWMRQKPQPDRGWLAPMQTIGPLKSASLWVLWNATAELLWRGRPDRYLRVRYEDLMERPQETVGRILAMVGMAGAATPFVDERTVTLGVNHTVAGNPDRLRHGLTRLRADGGGPDDLRTRDRLLVTALAAPLLLRYGYAMRRPAAAGRDRAEDGWVNVQHLPHLRRLAHRVERHWRWGRTQGFRRLIEEDQLDPIARLRAGAMRRRWVRGHAVPPGSAVPVYLVGLQRSGTNMVVRSLEASAEFEVHNENDARAFDRFLLRPEPVIRSLVETSPHRFVLFKPLCDSHRVDALLDGLGTASAGRAIWVFRSVDGRTRSALAKFGDHSLHVLREIAEGRGDGLWQAQRMSAGSLALIRDRDLGTTSPETAAALLWYARNLIYFEAGLDARDDVMPVSYDAFVRAPDDHLRAMRTFLGSQSSDLPRGPIRPRGGPSPAPLDLDPTVRALCDTLDRRLAATAAATLRCFDG; encoded by the coding sequence GTGGCTGAGGCCGCCGTCGCCGCCACCACCGCCGCGAGCGCCGTCGCGGCACCGCGGCGGACGCGCGTCCTCTATATCGCGGGGACGGGCCGGAGCGGGAGCACCCTGCTCGCCGCCATCCTCGGCGAGGTCGAGGGGGTGTTCACCGCCGGGGAGCTGCGCTTCCTCTGGGAGCGCAGCCTCCTCGAGGACCGGCTCTGCGGCTGCGGGCTCCACTTCGGCGCCTGCACGCTGTGGGAGGGGGTGCTCGAGACCGCCTTCGGGGGGCGCGCCGGGATCGACGCCCGCCACGAGCTGCGCGAGCAGCGGCGCCGGACCCGCATCCGCCACCTGCCCCGCCTCCTGGTCGCCGGGGACGGTCGCGGCGTGGCGGCGAACGACGCCCACGGCGAGCACGGCGAGCGGCTGGAACGGCTCTACGCGCGGGTGGCCGAGGCCACCGGCGCCGGCGTGGTCGTCGACTCCTCCAAGCTCCCCTCCTACGCCCGGCTGCTCGACACCCTGCCCGGCGTGGACGTCCACGTCGTCCACCTCGTCCGCGACCCGCGTGCGGCCGCCCGCTCCTGGATGCGGCAGAAGCCGCAGCCCGACCGGGGGTGGCTGGCACCCATGCAGACCATCGGCCCGCTGAAGAGCGCCAGCCTGTGGGTGCTCTGGAACGCGACCGCCGAGCTGCTCTGGCGCGGGCGCCCGGACCGCTACCTGCGGGTCCGCTACGAGGACCTGATGGAGCGGCCTCAGGAGACCGTCGGCCGGATCCTCGCCATGGTCGGCATGGCCGGCGCCGCCACCCCGTTCGTCGACGAGCGGACGGTGACCCTGGGGGTCAACCACACCGTGGCCGGCAATCCCGACCGGCTGCGGCACGGCCTCACCCGGTTGCGGGCGGACGGGGGCGGGCCCGACGACCTGCGCACCCGCGACCGCCTCCTGGTCACCGCCCTCGCCGCACCCCTGCTGCTCCGCTACGGGTACGCCATGCGCCGGCCGGCGGCGGCGGGACGCGACCGGGCCGAGGACGGCTGGGTCAACGTGCAGCACCTCCCCCACCTGCGCAGGCTGGCGCACCGGGTGGAGCGCCACTGGAGGTGGGGCCGCACCCAGGGCTTCCGCCGCCTCATCGAGGAGGACCAGCTCGACCCGATCGCCCGGCTCCGCGCCGGTGCGATGCGCCGCCGCTGGGTGCGCGGGCACGCCGTGCCCCCCGGCTCGGCGGTCCCGGTGTACCTGGTCGGGCTCCAGCGATCCGGCACCAACATGGTGGTCAGGTCGCTGGAGGCGTCCGCCGAGTTCGAGGTGCACAACGAGAACGATGCCCGCGCCTTCGACCGGTTCCTGCTGCGTCCCGAGCCGGTCATCCGGTCCCTGGTCGAGACCAGCCCGCACCGGTTCGTGCTCTTCAAGCCCCTCTGCGACTCGCACCGCGTCGACGCGCTCCTCGACGGGCTGGGCACCGCCTCCGCCGGAAGGGCGATCTGGGTGTTCCGCTCGGTCGACGGCCGCACCCGGTCGGCGCTGGCGAAGTTCGGCGACCACAGCCTCCACGTGCTCCGCGAGATCGCCGAGGGACGGGGGGACGGGCTCTGGCAGGCACAGCGGATGTCCGCGGGGTCGCTCGCCCTCATCCGTGATCGCGACCTCGGGACGACGTCGCCGGAGACCGCGGCCGCGCTCCTCTGGTACGCGCGCAACCTGATCTACTTCGAGGCCGGCCTCGACGCCCGCGACGACGTGATGCCGGTGTCGTACGACGCCTTCGTCCGCGCCCCGGATGACCATCTGCGGGCGATGCGGACCTTCCTCGGCAGCCAGAGCAGCGACCTGCCGCGGGGCCCGATCCGGCCGCGGGGCGGGCCGAGCCCGGCTCCCCTGGACCTCGACCCCACGGTGCGCGCGCTCTGCGACACCCTCGACCGCCGGCTCGCGGCCACCGCCGCGGCGACTCTGCGATGCTTCGACGGCTGA
- a CDS encoding response regulator transcription factor: protein MSTRGAAAVGEEPAGSGIRSVRILVVDDHQVFADALAARLGAEPDLEVVGVAHSGADAERLAGRHSPDLVILDVDLGDADGLELAPRLLEGHPERRIVVATGHDSAEVATHAIRAGVRGFVSKDAGFDDLLRAVRGVMRGETWIPPRLLTSVLNDLRDVGDRNREFEALMKLLTPRERDVLACMVSGLDRASVARELGLSIDTVRTHTQNMFAKLQVHSVLEAVGLAVRAGVGSRSG, encoded by the coding sequence CGCATCCTCGTCGTCGACGACCATCAGGTCTTCGCGGACGCCCTGGCGGCTCGGCTCGGAGCCGAGCCGGACCTCGAGGTGGTGGGCGTCGCCCACAGCGGCGCGGACGCCGAGCGACTCGCCGGGCGCCACTCCCCGGACCTGGTGATCCTCGACGTGGACCTGGGCGACGCCGACGGGCTCGAGCTCGCTCCCCGGCTCCTCGAGGGCCACCCGGAGCGGCGCATCGTGGTGGCCACCGGCCACGACAGCGCCGAGGTGGCGACCCACGCCATCCGTGCCGGCGTCCGCGGCTTCGTGAGCAAGGACGCCGGCTTCGACGACCTGCTGCGGGCGGTTCGCGGGGTGATGCGCGGCGAGACCTGGATCCCGCCGCGCCTGCTCACCTCGGTGCTGAACGACCTGCGCGACGTGGGCGATCGCAATCGGGAGTTCGAGGCGCTGATGAAGCTCCTCACCCCCCGTGAGCGCGATGTGCTCGCGTGCATGGTGAGCGGCCTGGACCGCGCCAGCGTCGCCCGTGAGCTCGGTCTCAGCATCGACACGGTGCGCACCCACACCCAGAACATGTTCGCCAAGCTCCAGGTGCACTCCGTGCTCGAGGCCGTGGGCCTCGCCGTGCGGGCCGGCGTCGGCTCGCGGTCGGGCTGA